The Mobula birostris isolate sMobBir1 chromosome 14, sMobBir1.hap1, whole genome shotgun sequence genome includes a region encoding these proteins:
- the LOC140210083 gene encoding pepsin A-like — translation MKWLLLAFVCIQLSDAALTRVPLYKGKSARDILREKGLLADYLKNHPYDPCTKFKGACSIGTLASLEPMTNYMDLSYYGAISLGNPPQSFTVVFDTGSSNLWVPSVYCDQTPCEKHNRFNPSQSSTFSTNYQYLSIQYGTGSMTGILGYDTLRLSNLVINGQEFGLSMTEPGSFFTYCNFDGILGLGYPSLAAEGATTVFDNIMSQHLVSQPLFSVYLTRTNGESGSEVLFGGVDSNHYTGPIYWLPVTHEAYWQIEVERVTVNGEIVACAQGCPAIVDTGTSLIAVGGNYIRNIQQSIGATPNYYGQYSINCNNIGNMPDVVFTINGYDFTLPASAYTLKMDYNSCDSGFSGTGGNLWILGDVFIREYYSIFDRGNNRVGLAKAV, via the exons ATGAAGTGGTTACTCCTCGCCTTCGTATGCATCCAGCTCTCTGATGCCGCCTTGACCAG AGTTCCTTTATATAAAGGAAAATCTGCCCGAGATATTCTTCGGGAGAAGGGATTGTTGGCAGATTACCTCAAGAATCATCCCTATGATCCCTGCACAAAGTTCAAAGGTGCTTGTTCCATTGGAACTTTGGCATCACTGGAGCCAATGACCAACTACATGGAT CTGTCATACTATGGAGCCATCAGCCTCGGTAACCCCCCACAGAGCTTCACAGTCGTCTTTGATACTGGCTCATCCAACCTCTGGGTCCCGTCAGTCTACTGCGACCAGACACCATGCG AGAAGCACAACAGATTCAACCCATCCCAGTCCTCAACCTTCAGCACGAATTATCAGTATCTGTCCATCCAGTATGGGACAGGAAGTATGACCGGTATTCTGGGATACGATACTCTGAGA CTTTCTAATCTTGTGATCAATGGACAAGAGTTTGGATTAAGTATGACTGAACCCGGCAGTTTCTTTACCTACTGTAATTTCGATGGTATTTTGGGCTTGGGCTACCCATCACTTGCGGCAGAAGGAGCCACTACAGTCTTCGACAACATAATGTCTCAGCATCTGGTTTCACAGCCACTCTTTTCTGTCTACTTGACAAG GACAAATGGTGAATCTGGAAGTGAAGTCCTGTTTGGTGGAGTTGACTCAAACCACTACACCGGCCCAATCTACTGGCTCCCTGTTACCCATGAGGCCTACTGGCAGATTGAGGTCGAGAG AGTGACAGTCAACGGCGAGATTGTGGCTTGCGCTCAAGGTTGCCCTGCCATCGTTGATACTGGAACTTCTCTTATCGCTGTTGGCGGAAATTACATCCGCAATATTCAGCAAAGCATCGGAGCAACTCCAAATTATTATGGCCAG TACTCCATCAATTGCAACAACATTGGCAATATGCCTGATGTGGTCTTCACCATCAATGGATATGACTTCACTCTTCCTGCCTCAGCCTACACACTGAAG ATGGATTACAATAGCTGCGACAGTGGATTTAGCGGCACTGGTGGAAACCTCTGGATTCTGGGAGATGTCTTCATTAGAGAGTATTACTCCATCTTCGACAGAGGAAACAACCGAGTGGGATTGGCTAAGGCCGTCTAA